One segment of Desulfosudis oleivorans Hxd3 DNA contains the following:
- a CDS encoding diheme cytochrome c — translation MSGTLKPVIGLVIILIWMGVPCDRAVADDDHEDGHREKTESHYRHAEGEHREHGLKPVDFPVYLEACGACHFAYQPELLPAASWGKILSGLDDHFGEAVALEEDVRQAVVAYLRSHSAETSSAKIAGKIMDSLEGQIPMRITDVFYIQKKHHGIPADVFKRASVGTFANCAACHTTAAGGVYDEDDVRIPR, via the coding sequence ATGAGCGGTACTTTGAAACCGGTGATCGGGCTGGTGATAATCCTGATATGGATGGGTGTTCCGTGTGATCGGGCCGTGGCCGACGATGACCATGAAGACGGGCACCGGGAGAAGACGGAGTCTCATTACCGGCACGCGGAGGGCGAGCACCGGGAGCACGGGCTGAAACCGGTGGATTTCCCGGTTTACCTGGAGGCATGCGGGGCCTGCCATTTTGCCTACCAGCCGGAACTGCTGCCCGCGGCATCGTGGGGAAAAATTTTGTCCGGCCTGGATGATCATTTCGGCGAGGCGGTGGCCCTGGAGGAGGATGTCAGGCAGGCCGTGGTAGCATACTTGAGGTCACACAGCGCGGAAACCAGTTCGGCGAAAATCGCCGGTAAAATCATGGACAGCCTGGAAGGCCAGATTCCGATGCGGATTACGGATGTCTTTTATATTCAGAAAAAGCATCACGGGATTCCGGCGGATGTTTTTAAGCGGGCGTCAGTCGGAACTTTTGCAAACTGCGCGGCCTGTCACACAACAGCGGCCGGCGGCGTTTATGATGAGGATGATGTGCGTATCCCCCGCTGA
- a CDS encoding MarC family protein has product MTHLFLSLWIKLFFVFTPFFGLSMFLSLTEGYDEPRRRRVALTVSLAVAVLCLLLFFGGRQIFSLFGITLDAFRIGAGALLFLSGVGLVQGKPVNAGVASGSELAVVPLAMPIIVGPATIGILMVMGAELEGVREKMAGCMALLAAVACITVVLLMGSFIYRRLGAMGIGILSRLTGLVLAALSAQMIMTGIQAFLCLHP; this is encoded by the coding sequence ATGACCCATCTTTTTTTAAGTCTCTGGATCAAGCTCTTTTTCGTGTTCACCCCGTTTTTCGGGCTTTCCATGTTTCTCAGCCTGACGGAAGGATACGACGAACCCCGCCGGCGCCGGGTGGCCCTGACCGTGTCCCTGGCTGTTGCGGTGCTGTGCCTGTTGCTGTTTTTCGGGGGCCGGCAGATCTTTTCGCTGTTCGGCATCACCCTTGACGCGTTCCGGATCGGGGCCGGGGCGCTTCTGTTTCTGTCCGGGGTGGGGCTGGTTCAGGGAAAGCCGGTAAACGCCGGTGTTGCCTCCGGCAGCGAGCTGGCGGTGGTGCCCCTGGCCATGCCCATCATCGTGGGGCCGGCCACCATCGGCATTCTGATGGTCATGGGCGCGGAACTGGAAGGCGTCAGGGAGAAAATGGCCGGCTGCATGGCCCTGCTTGCCGCCGTGGCCTGCATTACCGTGGTCCTGCTGATGGGGTCATTTATTTACCGCCGCCTGGGGGCCATGGGCATCGGCATTCTCAGCCGTCTGACCGGCCTGGTGCTGGCCGCCCTGTCCGCGCAGATGATCATGACGGGCATTCAGGCCTTTCTCTGCCTGCATCCATAG